The genome window AGCAGTGGTGAAGAAGCAGTTGAGGTGCTTAAAGAAGAACACGTTGACCTTGTTGTTACTGATTTACAGATGGGCGGTATGAGTGGAATAGACCTTCTCAAATATATAAAGGCTAACAATCCCAATACCAGTGTTATTATTATTACAGCTTACCCAAGTGCAGATAGTGCCATTGAATCCCTGCGTGCAGGCGTGAGCGACTATATAAAGAAACCCTTTAACGTTTTTGAGTTCAGGGATGCAGTCAAAAGATGCCTTGAGGCAAGAGCTGACCTGAAAGAAAAACATACAGAATCAGCTTCTTCAACAGCAAACAGGCCGGGTGCAGAATACAGCGCCAAAAATGAGGTTCTGACCACATACCAGGTAAGCAGGTACTGCGGTGTGACACTTACTACGGTAACGAACTGGATAGAACACGGGTTGATCCCTGCTTATAAAACGCCAGGCGGCCACAGAAGAGTTAAAAAAGATGACCTGATCGAATTCTTAAAAAACTACAACATGCCGATTCCTGATGAACTGAAATAGTCCAAAAAGCACCAATCCCACCTACGCGGTGGGATAAGGTCATGCCGGTTCCTGAAGGGCTTAAATAGAGTTTGTCCAAATAACACCGATTCCAACTACGCGGGGAACAAGGGTTAAGATATGGACAGGGTTTTACGTCTCATTCAAAGTATCGTAATAGCATTTTTTCTGTTCTTAAGCGCCATCCCCTGCCTGGCTGATACGGCAGCTTATGATTACCTCACAGGCGCTGGTACGAATAAATTTGCGTATGAAAAGAAAGGCGAAGCAAGCAACATTCCGGCTACAGGCCCTGACATATCCGGGCAAACCGTTATAACTTCATACCCAGCCATTGAGTCGGCCAACGACGTCCGCTACAATACTACAGATACCGCAAATAATAAGAGCGTAGCTCAAAACTTTAAGTTTATTATTGCCCAGAGCACTAAAACCATGAGCAACATCTACGTTGAATGGGAAGGGTACGGCTATTACAGCACTACTTACGGGGCATACTTTTACATCAGGAATTTCGGGAATAATACCTGGGAAGCGGTAGGCAACCATGCTAACAGCACAGACCAGGCTCTAACCAATAATTTTTCGTCCAATTTCGGCACATATATCAGTACAAATAACTATCTCTACCTTGCCGTATCGTCCATCAAAGCCACTGGCGGCAACAAGGCAACTCTCATGACCGATTATGTTAAAGTCATAATTACCTACGTTGATGACGTTACCGCTCCGGGTGCGATCACCACGTTATCCGGGCTTAAAGGGACTAACAGCGGCGAGGTGCGGTTGTCGTGGGTTGCGCCAGGCGATGACAACAGGACCGGAACCCTGGGTGCTGGCTCCAAGTTTCATATCTCAACTACCACCGTGTACAATAATGCTATAAGCCAAAGTTACTGGAACGGCCGAGGCAC of Candidatus Liberimonas magnetica contains these proteins:
- a CDS encoding response regulator, yielding MSNEKILIVDDDSAILQTCLKAVQSMAYDAKGVSSGEEAVEVLKEEHVDLVVTDLQMGGMSGIDLLKYIKANNPNTSVIIITAYPSADSAIESLRAGVSDYIKKPFNVFEFRDAVKRCLEARADLKEKHTESASSTANRPGAEYSAKNEVLTTYQVSRYCGVTLTTVTNWIEHGLIPAYKTPGGHRRVKKDDLIEFLKNYNMPIPDELK